The following proteins come from a genomic window of Chitinivibrionales bacterium:
- a CDS encoding glycosyltransferase family 1 protein — protein sequence MITIAYDHQFFSMFGYSGITRYHYEIIARLIHDPGVAVSLYMGWHKTMFNYARFKKQYAHFFGLRRPAIPRTTRLFNALNEALFPLFLARSRPAVYHQTYYRYYAPAYKGKRVLTLHDMTYELFPERFSPQDPAIRDKRQSIDRADAIIAVSVSAKNDLVRLCNIPPERVTVIYHGNSLTVTPRDKPPVNGPYILYVGQRVPHKNFPVLLKAYCNSPRIHREFGLLCFGGDPFTEEEKQVLARHGLLNRAFQTAGSDELLASCYTGASLLAYPSLYEGFGLPLIEAMHYGCPVVSSNAGSLAEIGGKAAEYFDPNSADGCAAAMERVLFDAPLRNGMIERGRLREKEFSWDACASQTLAFYKSLL from the coding sequence GTGATCACCATTGCCTATGACCATCAGTTTTTCTCCATGTTCGGCTATAGCGGCATCACCCGCTATCACTACGAAATCATCGCGCGCCTGATTCACGACCCTGGGGTGGCTGTTTCGCTCTACATGGGATGGCATAAAACCATGTTCAATTACGCGCGCTTCAAAAAACAATATGCGCATTTCTTCGGGCTCAGGCGTCCGGCCATTCCCCGCACCACCCGCCTGTTCAACGCGCTGAACGAGGCGCTGTTCCCTCTGTTTCTCGCGCGGTCGCGCCCGGCGGTTTACCATCAGACCTATTACCGGTATTACGCCCCCGCGTACAAGGGAAAACGGGTGCTTACCTTGCACGACATGACCTACGAACTGTTTCCTGAACGGTTCTCGCCTCAGGATCCCGCCATCCGCGACAAGCGGCAATCCATCGACCGGGCCGACGCGATCATCGCGGTATCGGTGTCCGCGAAAAACGACCTCGTCAGGCTGTGCAATATCCCGCCGGAGCGCGTCACCGTCATCTACCACGGCAATTCGTTGACGGTGACGCCCCGGGACAAGCCGCCCGTCAACGGCCCGTACATTTTATACGTGGGGCAGCGGGTGCCGCATAAAAATTTCCCGGTATTGCTCAAAGCGTACTGCAACTCGCCCCGCATACACCGGGAGTTCGGCCTGTTGTGCTTCGGAGGCGATCCGTTTACAGAAGAGGAAAAGCAGGTGCTCGCGCGGCACGGGCTTTTAAACCGCGCATTCCAGACGGCCGGAAGCGACGAGCTGCTCGCCTCGTGCTATACCGGCGCTTCGCTCCTCGCCTACCCATCGCTCTACGAGGGGTTCGGGCTTCCCCTGATCGAGGCCATGCATTACGGCTGCCCGGTGGTCTCAAGCAACGCCGGCTCGCTCGCGGAAATCGGGGGAAAAGCGGCGGAGTATTTCGACCCGAACAGCGCCGACGGATGCGCGGCGGCGATGGAACGTGTCCTTTTTGACGCCCCTTTACGCAACGGAATGATCGAACGGGGACGGCTCAGGGAGAAGGAATTCAGCTGGGACGCCTGCGCATCGCAGACGCTGGCGTTTTACAAATCCCTTTTGTAG
- a CDS encoding Rne/Rng family ribonuclease, whose translation MAKKILFTATPTEKRVALLDNDHVVELVVERPDSIRFVGNIYRGKIVSILPGIQAAFVDIGLEKAAFLHASDVDPSLLLEEGDSLAERYMDQAKSKRRKVVRIPIEKVLEEGQEILVQVLKEPIGTKGAKVTTQISLAGRFLVLVPDADFIGVSKKTSDDKKRIKLKKLIAALKPRGVGFIVRTIGLRVEEPEFVKEMQSLIDKWRKAQEEALAGTAPKLVYREMGITTRVIRDLLSEEVAEVYVDQDDDFAEIQSYLRSVSPDLCNRVLHYRDKTPLFDKFNIEKDLELSLKRKVWLKSGGYILFDHAEALLAIDVNTGRNVGKHNLEETIFRTNMEAAHEIARQFRLRDIGGIIVIDFIDMQKADHRRKVEDEMRRLLRADPTTTAFTTLSKFGLMEITRKRVRPELQELYTDVCNVCNGLGWVFSPATVTARIDRWLNRADSHDTPRELMLAVNPAVAAYLSRENNQMLRKLEQEHNFRLTVTKDEDLDQDDYEFYPKGATKAITAKYI comes from the coding sequence ATGGCAAAAAAAATTCTTTTCACCGCAACTCCCACCGAAAAACGCGTCGCGCTGCTGGACAACGACCATGTCGTTGAGCTCGTGGTGGAACGTCCCGACAGCATCCGCTTCGTGGGAAACATTTACCGGGGGAAAATCGTTTCAATCCTTCCCGGCATCCAGGCCGCGTTCGTGGACATCGGCCTCGAGAAAGCGGCGTTCCTGCACGCATCGGACGTGGACCCCTCGCTGCTGCTGGAGGAGGGGGACTCCCTTGCCGAGCGTTACATGGACCAGGCGAAAAGCAAGCGCAGGAAAGTGGTGCGCATCCCCATCGAAAAGGTTCTGGAGGAGGGGCAGGAAATCCTGGTGCAGGTCTTGAAGGAGCCCATCGGCACCAAGGGCGCCAAGGTGACCACGCAGATCAGCCTCGCGGGCAGGTTCCTCGTGCTGGTGCCCGACGCGGACTTCATCGGCGTGTCGAAAAAAACCAGCGACGACAAGAAACGCATCAAACTCAAGAAGCTGATCGCCGCGCTCAAGCCGCGCGGGGTCGGGTTTATCGTGCGCACCATCGGCCTCCGGGTGGAGGAGCCCGAATTTGTCAAGGAGATGCAGTCGCTCATTGACAAATGGCGTAAGGCGCAGGAGGAGGCGCTCGCCGGGACGGCCCCCAAACTGGTGTACCGCGAGATGGGGATCACCACGAGGGTGATCCGCGACCTTCTTTCCGAGGAAGTCGCCGAGGTGTACGTTGACCAGGACGACGACTTTGCCGAGATCCAGTCGTACCTGCGTTCGGTGTCTCCCGACCTGTGCAACCGGGTGTTGCACTACCGTGACAAGACGCCGCTGTTTGACAAATTCAACATCGAGAAGGACCTCGAGCTTTCCCTCAAGCGCAAGGTGTGGCTCAAGAGCGGCGGCTACATCCTTTTCGACCATGCCGAGGCCCTGCTCGCCATCGACGTCAACACGGGCCGCAACGTGGGCAAGCACAACCTCGAGGAGACGATATTCAGGACCAACATGGAGGCGGCGCACGAGATCGCCCGGCAGTTTCGGCTCCGCGACATCGGCGGCATCATCGTGATCGACTTCATCGACATGCAGAAGGCAGACCATCGCAGGAAGGTGGAGGACGAGATGCGCAGGCTCCTGCGCGCCGACCCCACGACGACGGCGTTCACCACGCTTTCGAAATTCGGCCTCATGGAGATCACGCGCAAGCGCGTTCGCCCTGAGCTCCAGGAGCTGTACACCGACGTGTGCAACGTTTGCAACGGCCTCGGATGGGTGTTCTCGCCCGCCACGGTCACGGCGCGCATCGACCGGTGGCTCAACCGCGCCGATTCCCACGACACGCCGCGCGAGCTCATGCTCGCGGTGAACCCGGCCGTCGCCGCATATCTTTCCCGGGAAAACAACCAGATGCTCAGGAAGCTTGAACAGGAGCACAATTTCAGGCTCACCGTCACCAAGGACGAGGACCTTGACCAGGACGATTACGAATTTTATCCCAAGGGCGCGACCAAGGCGATCACGGCGAAATATATATAA
- a CDS encoding flippase codes for MNLGYKIPSVKKNYVYNSLQSVVNVLYPLVSFAYVSRILGPDMFGKVAFASSFAGYFMLLACLGIPLYGAREIAKARANRENLNAVFSELFIINGCSTLLSALLYAITLVSVPRIRCDLPLFCIVGVNIVANTFTIEWLFQGYENYRNITLRSITIKGAALVLLFAFVKTRSDYLWYAAASVFSTAGAAAVGMVQGARRVKFTLAGIAPLRHVRPVLTLFSSTLMVSIYLYLDSMMLGFWAGDKFVGFYNAALRVDRIAVGLITAMGMVLIPRISYYLENNMIADYRRVAEKSLCFIFFIGFPLVTALFLLAPQVMAVLAGKGFAESVLTMRIAMPILLIIGISNFVGLQILFPHGGEKILFQATFVAAVIDICVNLWLIPLYQHNGAAVATVCAETTTLAFFIILGGKRYLAFRFFGRRSLAYLCASAVMGLVVWIVTLAVRNNLAALFVAAVAGGGIYIGILLCLKDSLAAEILVLVRARLPGGAFYKRDL; via the coding sequence ATGAACCTCGGGTATAAAATTCCTTCTGTCAAGAAAAACTACGTTTATAATTCCCTGCAGAGCGTGGTCAACGTCCTGTATCCCCTCGTCTCCTTTGCCTATGTTTCCCGCATCCTGGGCCCGGACATGTTCGGCAAGGTAGCGTTCGCCTCGTCGTTCGCCGGCTATTTTATGCTTCTTGCGTGCCTCGGCATCCCACTCTATGGCGCCCGCGAGATCGCCAAGGCACGCGCGAACCGCGAGAACCTTAACGCGGTTTTTTCGGAGCTTTTCATCATCAACGGGTGCTCCACACTGCTTTCCGCACTGTTGTACGCAATAACGCTGGTGTCCGTGCCCCGGATACGCTGCGACCTGCCGCTGTTCTGCATCGTGGGCGTCAACATTGTCGCCAACACGTTCACCATCGAATGGCTCTTCCAGGGGTATGAAAACTACCGGAACATCACGCTGCGCAGCATCACGATCAAAGGGGCGGCGCTCGTACTGTTATTTGCCTTTGTCAAGACCCGTTCCGACTACCTGTGGTATGCGGCGGCGAGCGTGTTTTCGACTGCCGGGGCCGCGGCGGTCGGCATGGTCCAGGGGGCGCGCCGGGTGAAGTTCACGCTGGCAGGCATCGCGCCGCTGCGGCACGTGAGGCCCGTTCTCACCCTGTTCAGCTCGACGCTCATGGTGAGCATCTATTTGTACCTCGACAGCATGATGCTGGGGTTCTGGGCAGGCGATAAGTTCGTGGGGTTCTACAACGCTGCGCTCAGGGTCGACCGCATCGCCGTGGGCCTGATCACTGCGATGGGGATGGTGCTCATCCCGCGGATTTCCTATTACCTCGAAAACAACATGATCGCCGACTACAGGCGCGTAGCCGAGAAGTCGCTCTGTTTCATCTTTTTTATCGGGTTCCCTCTTGTCACGGCGCTGTTTTTACTCGCGCCACAGGTGATGGCCGTTCTCGCGGGCAAGGGATTCGCCGAGTCGGTGCTCACCATGCGCATCGCGATGCCCATTCTGCTCATCATCGGCATTTCGAATTTCGTGGGGCTCCAGATCCTGTTTCCCCACGGCGGGGAGAAGATTCTGTTCCAGGCGACTTTTGTGGCGGCCGTGATTGACATCTGCGTCAACTTGTGGCTCATCCCGCTCTACCAGCACAACGGTGCGGCCGTCGCCACCGTTTGTGCCGAAACGACCACGCTTGCATTTTTCATTATTCTCGGGGGGAAACGGTATTTGGCGTTCAGATTTTTCGGCCGTCGCTCGCTTGCTTACCTGTGCGCGAGCGCGGTGATGGGGCTTGTGGTGTGGATCGTGACGCTGGCGGTGCGCAACAATCTTGCCGCCCTCTTCGTTGCCGCCGTTGCGGGCGGAGGCATTTATATCGGAATCCTCCTCTGCCTCAAAGATTCTCTTGCCGCAGAGATACTCGTCCTTGTACGCGCCCGGCTGCCGGGCGGGGCATTCTACAAAAGGGATTTGTAA
- the rplU gene encoding 50S ribosomal protein L21: MFSIVEQDGFQFKVSQGDTIRVPRIAAEKGSEISLEKVLMVGDGAAVKIGNPLVSGAVVKAKVLDHIKGDKVLIMKQKRRKTFKKKTGHRQLHTTLQIVSISA, from the coding sequence ATGTTTTCGATCGTTGAGCAGGACGGGTTTCAGTTCAAGGTATCCCAGGGCGACACCATAAGAGTTCCCCGGATCGCCGCGGAAAAGGGGAGTGAAATTTCACTTGAAAAGGTGCTCATGGTGGGTGACGGCGCCGCGGTGAAAATCGGTAACCCGCTGGTAAGCGGCGCGGTGGTGAAAGCAAAGGTTCTTGATCATATCAAGGGCGATAAGGTCCTCATCATGAAACAGAAGCGCAGAAAGACCTTTAAGAAAAAAACCGGGCACCGGCAGCTGCATACCACGCTGCAGATAGTGTCGATTTCGGCCTGA
- the rpmA gene encoding 50S ribosomal protein L27, with amino-acid sequence MAHKKGGSSSVNGRDSNPQYRGVKKYGGEKVLAGNIIVRQKGTAIHAGLNVGKGKDDTLFALADGIVQFRTGAKDRKTVNIITA; translated from the coding sequence ATGGCACATAAAAAAGGCGGCAGCAGCAGCGTCAACGGACGGGACAGCAACCCCCAGTACCGCGGCGTCAAAAAATACGGCGGCGAGAAAGTGCTGGCGGGCAACATCATCGTGCGCCAGAAGGGAACGGCCATTCATGCCGGGCTCAACGTGGGCAAGGGAAAAGACGACACGCTGTTTGCGCTTGCGGACGGGATTGTGCAGTTCCGTACCGGCGCAAAGGACCGCAAAACGGTCAATATCATCACGGCCTGA